One Dama dama isolate Ldn47 chromosome 24, ASM3311817v1, whole genome shotgun sequence genomic window, aaaagtaaatatagaaGTTAGGTAAATTTTAGTGGAACTGTATAAAAATTTAGTTGATTAGTCCATTGCATCCTATTTAGTGAGTTTCTGTTGTAAATGCATTCTACCTTACTAGGTGCGGTGTTGAAACAAACAATATAGAGTTTACATTCTAGCAGGGAAATTGTTACTAATAGCACAAATACATAGTATATTCTTTAACAACAGCTACCATAAATCTTCAAGGAAGTGAAAGTTTgcatcagattttttaaaatttctgcattCCAAAACAATTGGCCTTAATGGTAAATCAATCTCTTCAAATTAGATTTACCAATTGAtatgaaaattttttctaaagagcctcttcatggcATTAGTCAACTCAGAATTTCTTAGACTGTAGATTAATGGGTTCAACATGGGAGTTATAATTGCATAAAACACACTTAATGATTTGTCAGTGGGGAATGTCTTAGCAGGTCttgcatacacaaaaatacaggGAACAAAGAAGCAGACAACCACAGTGATGTGGGAACCACAGGTCTGGAGGGCTTTCCAcctcccttcctgactcaggttcttCAGAGAGTGCAGAATGACTCCATAGGAGACGAGtaagagcagaaaaaaaataatgcacatCAGTCCACCATTGGCCACAACTAAGATGCCAATGACATAGGTGTTAGTACAGGCCAGCTTCAATAATGGGTGCATGTCACACATAAAGTGATCAATGACATTGGGGCCACAGAACGGGAGCCCATAAATAGTGCTAAGTTGAATTACTGAGTGCAGGAAACCTCCAGAACAGGACACCAGCAGCAGCACAACACACATCCTCTGCCTCATGATCACCAAATAATGCAGaggcttacagatggccacatagcggtcataggccatcaccagCAGAAGGATGATCTCTGATCCGCCTAAAAGGTGCTCAGTAAAAAGCTGGATCATACAGGATTGGAAAGATATGGTATTTTCCCCAAGGAGCAAGTCTGAAATCAATCTGGGGGAAATTGAAGAGGAATAAATTAAATCTATAAAAGATAAACAagcaagaaaaaagtacattGGTGAGTTCAGGGTTTTACTGACAGTTATAGTCACAACAATGAGCAGGTTTCCCACCACGGTCAAAATGTAGAAGGATAAGAACATAACAAAAAGCACTTTCTGCTCCTTTGGATTCTGTGTGAGGCCCAGGAGGATAAAGTAAGTTACATTATTCCTTGGTTCCATCCAGGCGGACCAGGAGCTGAGTTCATGTGTTAAAAGCAGCTCACCTACAAAATAAGGggacattttttaaatgcataagttttatctttttcattCGTTTACCTAAAAGGTGTATGGAATATCTACTTGTGTCCAATGTCAGTGatgggtcagttttcattccaatcccaaagaaaggaaatgccaaagaatgttcaaactactgcacaattacactgaTTTCACACCTAGCAAAGTCatgttcaaaattttccaagtcaggcttcaacaatacgtgaacaatgaacttccagatgttccagttgaatttagaaaagacagaggaaccagaaatcaaattgctaacatcagttggatcattgaaaaagcaagagagttccagaaaatcatctacttctgctttattgactacaccaaagactttgactgtgtggatcacaacaaactgtggaaaattcttcaagtgatgggaattcCAGATCATCTTACTGGACTCTTGAGAAattggtatgcaggtcaagaagcaacagttagaactggacatggaacaacagaatggtcccaaatagggaaaggagtatgtcaaggctgtatattgtcactgtgcttatttaaattatatgcagagtacattatgcaaaattccaggctatatgaaacacaagctggaatcaagattgttgggagaaatatcaataacctcagatacatagatggcaccacccctatggcagaaagtgaagaagtattaaaaagagcctcttaaagaaagtgaaagaggagagtgaaaaagttagtttaaaactcaacattcagaaaattaaaattgtggaaggagatccaaccagtccatcctaaagaaatcagtactgaatattcattggaaggactgatgctgaagctgaaactccaatactttggctacctgatgcgaagagctgactcatttgaaaagaccctgatgctgggaaagattgaagatgggaggagaaggggacaacagaagatgagatgattggatagcatcaccgactcaatggacatgagtttgagcaaactccgggagttggtgatggacagggaggcctgatgtgctgcagtccatggggtcgcatagagttggacacgactgagcaactgaactgaactgaactgaattgaactgaagatcatagcatccagtctcatcacttcatggcaaacagatggagaaacgatggaaacagagagacaccttattttcctgggctctaaaaatcactgcagatggtgactgctgccatgaaattaaaaatgaaggaaagctataacccacctagacagcataatgaaaacatttgccaacaaaggtacatctagtcaaaggctatattttttccagtagtcatgtatggatgtgagagttggactataaagaaagctgagtgccaaagaattgatgcttttgaactgtggttttggagaagacccttgagactcctttggactgcagcaagAAGATCTAACCAATCAATcataaaggatatcagtcctgaatattcattggaagtactgatgctgaatctgatttagggaaagattgaaggcaggaggagaaggggatggcagaggatgagattgttcgatgacatcactgatgcaatggacatgattttgagcaagctccgggagaaggtgatgaacaggaaagcctggtatgctgcagtccatgaggtcgcaaagagttggacatgacagagtaactaaactgaattgaactgaactgtgtcaTAGATGATCTTATCACCAAGTAGTATAAGGCATAGTTCACTACCTTCAGTGATATGATATAGCAAGGAATAAGAAAATTCCAGACCAATATAATAAATACCATTATAATACCATTCACACAAGCTAAGAGTCACACAAGCTAGGAATATATCAAACTGAATTCAGAGAAACCTTCCTAGAGGAAACAATGCTTTCAGTGAGTTCtaaaggaaaaatgaacaaaagaagaCAGGAAGTGAATTCTTAAATAGGGATACTTATAAAGTCACAGAGTTTAGTATTTGAGACCATTTAAACTAATTTGCACATCCATTGTGAGTAGCTCAAACTATAAAcagaacattgttgttgtttagtagctaagttgtgcccaactctttgtgaccccatgaactgcaacaagccaggcttctctgtcaatcattatctccctgagtttctcaaactcatgtccattgagtcagtgatgcaatccaaccatttcattttaTGTCACTCCCCACATTCTtgctctcaatttttcccagcatcagggccttttccaatgagtcatctctttgcatcaggtagccaaaatattggagctttagctttagcatcagcccttccaatgagtattcaggactgatttccattagaaatgactggtttgatctccttgctgtccaagggatttgcaagagtcttctccagcactgcaatttgatagcatcaattctttggtgttcagccttctttacagtccaactgtcacatccatacatgactactggaaaaaccatagctttgattgtaTGGAACTTTGTCTGCaaaaaagtgatatctctgcttttgaaaacactgtctaggtttgatatagctattcttccaaagagaaagtgtcttttaattactgTCCTTAATTGTTTCAAGTCACATTGAGAATCCTTAAGGTCTTTAGGTAGATATTCCTCCTTTTCTAGACAAATAAATGTTAGAGCACTTCCGTGCTTTATCTCAAGCACTTATCCCCCCACTTATTTCTAACCTTGTGTGGAACATCTCCAATTTAGTACACCAACAGTTGGATGCCAAtttagtaaatataaaaatacatgttaaaacTTCCACAAGAGATGTTTCCCATCTATTAAATGGTACCACCTTCCATGAAATTGCTCAGATGAAAATCCTCACAATGTTCTTCACTCCCTTATTGTCATATTATTTATTGATCCCTTAAACAAATCCTGTTGtctctactttcaaaatatatcacAAATCTGATCATTTCCTAACTGCCCTGCTCCTGCTTTTTTCTCTGTGCAAAGAAATAGCCTCCTGCCCacatttttcaacttttattttaatCTCAAAAACTTGTTCTCCTAAAGCAGCCCATATGAtcctctttaattttcttctgatTATATCACTCCATTTCTTAAAACGACTACAGTGGACTCTTATCACACCTTCACAATTCAGTATGTCACAGGTAAATTTTGGTATCAAGAAATTCAGTCCCCATTTCACAgttgaagaaactaaggctcagaacaTATAATTAATTTTACCACATTTTAAGTGACAAAACTAGAATTGAATCTAAGTTtgatttatttcagagaaatttaatttcttacaaaataaaTTTGCACGTTGGTAAagtctgtttttcacttttttcttagtCTTACCTTCTGGAGGCTTGTTCACAAAATGAAGGAAGACAATTTAACTCACTCGCAGGAACCTGAAATTCCTCTTTCATCCAGTTTGATACTGGAAGGCAAAAGACTGCATCATTACTTgagattgtattttatttcatttgacagTCTGTCCATTTTCTCCATAGATTTTTCTGATTATTCAGAAGATTGTTATTTgcactgtaattaaaaaaaagaaaattccatggtgcatacacatacacaatttaCCAGCTAGAAATCACTTATAAAAAAGACAAGCAAAGCTTTTGTTGATATAGGAAGATAGCAACTAGGCATTTGTAGGTAAATTGTCTCTAGTAACTTCTTTTCCTACtaacattaaaatagaaaaatttcatttaattgtttGGTCCTTCTCATTATATCATGTTGTAGGGCCAGACTAACTTGGGGTTTTGAGagtaatttttctgctttttctcttttaatgtaaTGCTTGAAGCCTAACAAAAgaattcatgaaatatttttatcagtTCTTAAAAGGATAATGTATTTTTCCTGATATTGACAGAATCACTGGATGTTTTATCCCTTCTAGCCACATTTATCATTACATCTTAGTATTGGAATGTGTCCAAGACTAATTCTTACTTAAGTAATTACACTGGGATTTTCCACAAAGCATTAACAGTATgtgtacatgaaaagatattattAACTCAAAAACATAATTAGGATAAAAAAAGTGTAACATAGAGCTACAAAAAAGTAGCTTTAGAACCATTATGAAGTTACTGCAACTCAAGAATAAAATATCTGTTTCacttatgataatatacatgtttcaatgctattctctcaaatcatcccaccttcatcttctcccatagagtccaaacttctgttctttacatctgtgtctcttttgttgtctcacatatagggtcatcattatcatctttctaaattatatatatatacattaatgtactgtattggtgtttttctttctgacttacttcactctctataatgggctgcagtttcatccacctcattagaactgattcaaatgcattctttttaatagctgagtaatattccattgtgtatatgtttcacagctttcttatccattcatctgctgatggacatctaggttgcttccatgtcctggctattgtgaacagtgctgtgatgaacactggggtacacgtgtgtcagggaatgtttaacaggAGTATGCCTGTGTGCTGTTTCTCATAaaccctctgttccttatcagttcctggcaACAGGAATGAGTGGAATGGCTCCTAGGACTGAGGTCATAAGATGAAACACATGCATGGATTTCCTTCAGTAAACATTGTCTTTACGACAAAACTGCTTACTCATGGccctctttcttgagatatggattgtcttctGTTAATTCCTTGTTCCCTTGATAATGGTTGCTGtaagtttggttttctgatctttatcattgtcAAAAGAAATTCCTTGTACAACAGTCTATATATACTCACAGCAAGATCCTTAAAGCACCCTTTCTCCATCAAAGCTTGGGTCCGcgcatctttctttctctctctctctttctctctctctctctttccctctcaccctctggctaattctctgGAGCATGGAAACCTGCTGAGCTCACTCTCCTGCCCTGGCTTTCAAGACCTCTTCGAGAGGGTGCCCTGTGCCTCCGTGCGTAGTACTAGCCTTGTCCTAGGGCCTTATTGGTTCTTTGCATAACCCAGAAAATAttagcttctttctctttcactttattattgtcaactccggaccaccaggttccggtccattaaaagACCCAAACAAGTGGAGTCTGAAACAGGGACCTGATATACGTGGCATTGCAGATGGAGTGACTCAGGACCTATTGAGGTTGGGACCTATTGAGGTCGGTAAGTACTAAGACATGGGTCTTAGTAAGTACTTTTTTACTTAGTAAGTACTTAGTAAGTACTAAGACATGGCTCTTCGATGGAAAGCCCCATCATTTCTCTACTTTACTTCACCGTTTGTTTAAAGTTCAGAGACTTTTGGTTTTGCGCCAacgaatagaggcttgcctttaAACAGTGGTTGAATGTAATCCTTGGTTCCCTGATAAAGAGAGTTTTGATTTAGAATTTTGGCATCAGGTCAAAAAAAATGTTGAACAAGCTGCCAGACggaaaaaaaattttccagttgATTTCTGGCCCCTGTGGGCTGtcattaaagctgtaattctgccatttcaaggtaattctagccctcCCAATATTTGAcaacagacagaacacttattacatgaatataaattagatgataaaactttacaaaggcccaattagaacaatataaaatatttcagaattttccaacaaGCCCTGCCCTGGCTGCTCCAAATGCTCCTCCTCTGCTAGCAGGCATGAATCCAAAAGTCTCCCCTTTGCTAGAACCtaaggttaaagcatctgcctggaatgcgaaagacccgggttcgatccctgagttgggaagattcccctggagagggaaatggcaacccactccagtactcttgcctggagaatcccatggagggaagagcctggtaggctacagtctatggggtctcaaagagtcggacacgactgagaaacctcacttcacttcactaatgaTTCTGACAACGACTCTCCTGAGACACTTTTTGACACCAAAACTGGCAATACTTTTCtggataataatgataatataattcataatataaattaaatataatataattacaataaaaatatgatgttgataataatatataattataaacattaattagatattatatgtaattatatattatatgtaattataatagatattagatattatatgtaatataattacatatagatattatatgtaattatatattatataattataaaatattaatggtataattatatatttatattataaatatatagttataaatttataaaataaattttaagataaatttatatttatatgtatataaacaaatatatattgtttattatatatgctatatataatatattgtactatgttatatattatatgatatatgttatatgtattataatattgcataacatatataatatattttaatagtaataaatatatacaatatatgaaaataactcacagaatataatatatattatagtaatgtgttatatataatataatatataatgttacttaattatatatttgtatttttaatttatttttatatttagaatttatattttatataaatatttatatatatcacatatatatttatatttcatataaatatttatatttatacattttatatttatattttacatatatatcacatatgcaaatatattatatattataaatataatgtatgaataatatatgtatatgatatataatatatatgatgtatgttagaaaaatacttttataataatagaaaaaaacttAAGCAAGGATTCAAAACCTTTTTatgatgaaaactgaaaaatgctGCTGAAAGATATTATGTAAGACACACATTGACAAAAAACATTCATGAATTGGAATATTGAGGTGTCAATACTACCAAAATGGATCTACATAGTCAATtcaatcctttttaaaatttcaaaaatgttgTTTAAAGCATTAGAAAAATCCATATTGATATTTATGTGAAATCTCAAGAGaatccaaatagccaaaacaagaGTAACAAATTTAAGGGTTTCCTACTACTGGTTCTAAAACATACTACAGAACGGTGGTAATCAAAGCAGTATAGGTCTGGCATAAAGACATACACGTAGGAGGAAGTGGCAAACACCGCAGCTTagaaagaccctgagctcacTTCCTCCCATaggcacaccaaaattacaaccgTTTGCAGAGAAACTACTGATGAGATCAACTTGAAGACTAGAAGAAAAGCTCCTGTACAGCAAAAGGATAGGAATACTCAAGAGAAGACACAGAATATTAAGACCCTTACTCCCAAGTGGGTGGCCCACAAATGGTAGGATAACTGCAATTGCTGAGATTCTACCTAGGAAATCAGGGGTCCAAGATTCACATCTAGCTCCACAGACAATAAGACAATAAGCCCTGCACCAGGATGACTAACTTCCAAAATATTATAGCACTCTTGATCCAAATGACATATTAAATTGTGTTTCAATATATTAGCATTAATaacatttggaaaactgaaataatgCATTTACCTTTTACAAAAACATCTTTATGAGAAAAGCCCTGCAGAAAAAATGCAAGTCTTTTAAAAACTCCTAAGTAGATATATATCATGTTCAGGAATTAGAAGACTCAATCATGTTAAAAAGCTATTCATTCTTAGGCCATCTATAGACTCAATCATAATAAAAACTCTGATCCTGCCCTTTAGAGATGTGGACAATCATGTTtcccagaaatgaacacaacagtaTCTCCCATTCCATGTGCTCTTACACAATGTGACTGCCACTTTACCATCAAACAATGTCATCTATTTCTCCACCACCTCAAGTCTGGACAGGACATGTGATCACTTTAAGTAACAGAGGATGGTGAAAATGGGAGCAAGCTAATTTTGGAAATAGCTCTTAACTGCCATGACTTTCTCCTCAGTAGACTTTCTTCTACTTTCTTCCCCTGAGTTCCCTGAGCCCTGTGTCAAAAGTCTGACGTTCTACTGAAGAGAACTTGCTGACCTGCATCTTAAATGGATAGGGGGAGGAACCACATGAGTCCCTTCCATCCATCACTTCCAAGATACCACACATGTGAATTAAATTGTCTTGCGTCCTACAGGACACTATGAGATGAATAACACAGAGTGACTTCAGTCCATGCCACCTGAAGCAGAAGAAATATCCAGCCAATATCTGCCTGAATTGCTGGCCCacaaattatgaaataaataaaacgattgttttaagtaaaaaaagaatgtagagtCTCACGTGTGTAGCAAAAGATAATCAGAGCAAAAAGGGGAACCTGGAAATGTAATGCTTCCATAACAAAAATTTACAGCATACGGCATTGTCTTTGGTACCAGGACACCGATGGCAGCTGGAAGAGCTTTGAAGATCTGTTTGCAATTAAAGGCTTAAAAGGAACTGTTATCTTGTCCTGGAAAAGTTTGACAATACCAACACCCAGAgtaactagaaaaaagaaaatatacttgaGTGAATACATATTTTGATTAAGATAGCCAACTAGAGTATTGAAAGTGCCACTTGTTTCTTTTATCAGCATATACTgtgataaatgggcttcccaggtgcctcactggttaaaaaaaaataaaaaaatacccacctgccaatgcaggaggtacaggttcttttcctaggttgggaagatgccctggaggagaaaatggcaacccactccagtatttttgcctgaagaaccctgtggacagagaggcctggagggtTCTTGGAGTCATAAAGAgcggaacatgactgagcatgcatgcacactgtgATAAATAATGGATAAACAGTGATGCATCAAAAAAGTCACTGTTAAGTTTTCAAGCAGAATTCAGGAAAATCATAAAAGAGCCTGAACTTACTGTTTCCTGCAAATGAAACTGGTTCACAGTCTCAGCAGATCCAAAGAGGAAAACTCTCAGAATTAGAAACGGCATCATAATAACTGTGATCTCAATGTTACAGATCTAAAACCCTTTGTTAAGATTTCAGGAAGATTTAAGTTGTGTCTAACAAATCCATGAACTGCACAAAAGTATTTCTAATAAGCTTACGGATTTATCCCACTGCACACAGTTGTTTTTGTTGGtctgtcgctaagtcgtgtctgactctgtgaccccatggactgcagcatgccaggcttccttttctttcactacctcccagagtttctcAGTTCATACACTCAGACTTTAATTGAAATCTGAGAAGGGCTATTTTCAAGATATTTGTGGATCTGATCCTTGTATAATGAAGTAAACTCCAACTTAAAAGATAGAGGAAGGTTTACAAAACTTTTAAGAGGACTGCAGTGAAAGCAGCACGATGCCTTCCTTTGTGAATAACAATATCTATTATGGCTATCTTGCTCTCTCCAAAATAAAGTGTGTGAAGGCATGTGAAAGAAATTGCACAACTATATTTCATAGACCTTCCTTttttgttgtatatatatatatatatatatatatatatatatatatatatatatatatatatatatataaaacattgtaTAAGCTTAAGGAATACAACAATGataatgatatacatatatattgtgaaaagaTTACCACAATAAAGTTAGTTAACATATTTATAATCTCTGTGTATGAGGTGAGAACACTTAACAACTATTCTCTTAGCAATTTTCAGTATATGTTGCAATATTGTTAGCTAGTGTCACCACACAGAAATTCTTCATCTTATAAGTGAAAGTATGTACCATTTAAACAACAGCCAATTTCCCCTAATCACTAGCCCTTGACAATTaacattctactctctgcttctcttttttttaaattccacctaAAACTGAAGTCATATAGTatcgatatttgtctttctatttctgtttatttcacaTAGCAAATGCTCTCAAAATCCCTCCATATCGTCAGGAATAACAGGCTTTCCTTTTTTATATTGCTGAATGATATTCAAATGTCTTCATCcatatttctttatccattcattaatggacatttgagttgtttctgtgTCACCTATTCTAAACAATAGTTCAATAAACACTGGCGTATGAATAGCTGTTCaggttttttatttcatataatgGATGTATACACAGAAGTGGGATtcctgaatcatatggtagttttatttttattttttgtgaaacctccataatgttttccatagtagttTAACACATTTATATTCCCATCATCTGTGTAGTAGGGTTCCTTTATCTCTAtatttcacaaacatttattaactTCTGTATCCATatagccatcctaacaggtaGGAGATTATATATCATTTTTGttatggtttgcatttccctgatgattagtgatgtgaGCACTTGAGTACCTTCTTATGTTACCATTAGCcatttctatgtcttctttggaaaaatatctattcaagttctttgtttatttttttaaattggattatctGATTTTTGCTATTGAGTGTTAGAAGTTCCTTAtacattttagatattaactGTTTATGAGATACCTGTTATgctaatattttttcccattccacaGGTTACCTTTGCATTTCATCATTGCTGTTGATGTGAAGAGTTGTCTGGATTAAGTACCTGAGATTAAATACCTGGATTTTAGACTGATGTGAAGATGGGATGAGACTTAACTGACCTGATAGCTTTTGCCTCCTCCCTCTGGAAGCCCTGAGCTGGCACTGTACAAGTCTGACAACCTCATTGGACAGACACTGTCTACATAACCCTGTATCTACATGGAGAAGAGACCAGAAAGGCCTGGGCTTCCATCCATCCCTGCTAAGGCACCATTCATATAATTGAAATCACCTTGGACCTTCCTGAAAGTCCAGACATCAGCTGAATAGCAGAGAGTGACTTCAGTCCATGTCACATGAAACAGATCAATTGTTCATCAAGTCTATCTAAATTCATATATGTTCAGATACAGACCTGTGTATGGTAAATTTTAGCCCTGTATATAGAAAGATACAGGCCTGTATATGATCAAACATAGCTGTGCATGACAAGATACAGTCCTGAATGTGTAGATGGATAAAATCTGTGTgtgatcaataaatatatttgcatatacttATACAAATGTGTTCATGTCAGTAGTCAAGATACTGATCTGTGTGTTTTCAGATCCATAtgttcacatatacacacacacatgtgaatgGACAGAGACCCACATATCATTGATAATGTAGATACATGTGATCATACATCTTACAGGAAGTTAGATAAGATCTGAATGTGTGATGGGacacatatgtgtatgttttGGACACAGGCCTATGAATATTTGCATACAGACATGCACCCATGGCTTTGGCGTTATTCTGTAATTCGTATCAGAATAAGAGATTAAGCCCTTTCTGACAAGCTCACTAAAAATATGAATCAAATGTAAATAAGAGAGTTCtccttttaaataagaaaaccaaaaaccaaGATTAATGTACATTCTATGGAGAGGAATGaaatttttttacttaaatatcaa contains:
- the LOC133046201 gene encoding putative olfactory receptor 4A4, whose protein sequence is MEPRNNVTYFILLGLTQNPKEQKVLFVMFLSFYILTVVGNLLIVVTITVSKTLNSPMYFFLACLSFIDLIYSSSISPRLISDLLLGENTISFQSCMIQLFTEHLLGGSEIILLLVMAYDRYVAICKPLHYLVIMRQRMCVVLLLVSCSGGFLHSVIQLSTIYGLPFCGPNVIDHFMCDMHPLLKLACTNTYVIGILVVANGGLMCIIFFLLLLVSYGVILHSLKNLSQEGRWKALQTCGSHITVVVCFFVPCIFVYARPAKTFPTDKSLSVFYAIITPMLNPLIYSLRNSELTNAMKRLFRKNFHINW